Within the Nicotiana tabacum cultivar K326 chromosome 11, ASM71507v2, whole genome shotgun sequence genome, the region ATTACGCCTTAGAGATCTACTGTAATACCTACACCTCCGGTGCATACAAAATTTCGCAACAACTTTATACTGACTTTttacgactcagctctatggcacgatctagaAACAAAAGAAGGATAACATTTCCTAAATTCCCTATAgtctctcaattataaatgtggcgcgccacacacccataagtgagactctactaggtacaactttgtagacttcctagtacacgacccgctctgataccacattgCACGCTCTAACCTTAggaggcatggctggcacccGATGCCACATGGGCCCGAGCAAACTACTCTATAACTCattcattttatttataaatatcacgGGTCAACATGGTCACAACTCATAATGCACAACTGTAAGTGAGCAAATGTTATATCAATGAACCATTATTCATAAAACATGAATAAAtgtgggccgtcaaggcctctaacatactatacaaaatgaacctccgtctacaaagcctctaagattattcgacattaaatgggacagggtaccggcccacccataagtctgtagcaaaactctaacacgatgactcatagactcggctgcactccgaataaggtggagtcttaccgatccttcgttgaatgTTAACCTCGTCTACTATAAGAGCTCGTCAAGTCGATTACTTATACTTGTAGGAATGAATGCAGCATCCACAACAAAAGTACGTCAGTAAGAATAATGTAcaaagtatgtaaggcatgtaaatcaaTATATAAAGGATATGAAAGAACATGGAGTACATGATTTATCCGATAAGTCTAGATAACTTTGTATATCAtttaatacttatagtgtcatgcatatgtgtatgaatgtcgtgtcgtgcatatgtacatgtttcataacatcaatagGCCTCtaaaggcatcccatcatatcatcttggccactgtgggcacaattatcaacgtataccagttgatcaggtggtggtgtgtatataatgccgtaaccttttcccatatcctatatacataaactatatgtgtatataatgccatctggtcatgggtcaatgtacatgtataaataaatgaaatacataatataaatgaatgcaatgaatGAGATGTATGTCAATAAAATCTATCAGAATATCATAAGactattatgcctttgattaatatcataaagtaaactttttcaacttacgtatttttctgagacccatgaacagatgataaaataatatgacatatggggaatcaagaacataaacatctttaatatttctatgaatagagtcatttatggaagttgtacattttctcgtttcgttcaTGTCGTataaatcatgccaaaagaaagaagggatagccttaacatacccgaaccgattctcttgacaatctctcTAACGCACGTCAATTGCGATAAAATATGGAACAAGTCGTGTGAAAAGCTCAACGCAATCACTTTTCTCAAAGAAAATCTTGGCCGGAACCTTTCCATCCCCAAAATGATGTTACTTATGTGATTCGAATAAGAAACTCATCATGCAGTTGTTTTTGATATATGTACAGATGCAAGAGGTCTATATTCTTTCATTCAAGTGTCCACCAATTTCTTCTATTATTCTTAATCTGACAAATCTCACACTTCAATGGAACTCTCCAAATCACTTCATCATAAAATTCTCCAAGTTCCTTGGCTCTTTTATCACGGATGGATTCAGCAGAGATACTCAGAGCAAGTTGTATAACCAATCTAATCAATCTTCCTTGGGTAATAGTATAAAATCTATAGAACAatcaagaattttttttcttttcgaagcaataaataattatcaaatatagagCCTTTGTATATCATGAGAAACTCAAAGTCGCAATGATTTTTTTTGATAGATTGAAACTGCACATTTTAATATGCCAAACACTATCCCTACAAATGTTATAATgcaagttaaaaaaaattgtgaagtACTGATTTCTTATAAAAACCTCACGTTGCCATTCAAGTTCACAAGATGTTTCTCTTTGACTTTGAGATGTCTCTTTAAATTTTGAGAAGTCACTTTTGAAAGATAGCTCACGTTGCCTGATACATTTCCTTGAATGATTTAGAAAGGCTTTATAAATTGTGGTGAATGTGGGCCCCAATTATGTGGTGACTTTGCCAAAAAAAAACTCTCTTAAATTGCCACCTAAAATGCTTAATGTGACATATATACTATATGACTAATGCGTCATTGTCCAAGAGTTGGCTTGCTGCCATGTGAGGGTGGGGTGggaaattttaaatatttatccacttattaggtgaTTAGGTAATATCACGTTATcaggtaattaaccaattacctgcataattaagaattatctcaaactacttaaaattttacttatttttaatatattttatacacCGTACTATTACAGTCATGTGgcaccatataaaattaatacatacactactatttcattaaaacattcatgtaaaaatacatatattttctcaacttatattTTTCCTAATCTCATTAATTTCTTAACAGTTTTGAAATCTTCCATATCTGAACAATTTCCTTAGGAGTGGTAAGTAGATTTTGGACTAACGAAATTTAGAGTTTTGAATCGACTGATATTAAAGAATGGTCGGACAAATTATGATTAGTGAAATACAATTCAAACACAACTCAATTAATTTTCCCCAAAATATTTAGGTGGAGTTAAACTGTATAACGTTTAATATGAATATCTAGCTAGGACAGGTTATTTTTGGTAGTGAGAATAGGCTATAGCTTGTATAACACATGTTAACATTGGTATGGATTATGAAAGTTCTTGTGGTAAGAAATTTATCTATTACTAGAAAATTTATCTATTAAtacacaaaatacaaaataaattttgagTAAGTGTTAAACAAATATACCATTTAGTAGTCACGCTAATCTATTATTTTCTtgtgaaaaataatttctatctttacaataaagaaaatcgcataaactttcttatattatgtgtataagtAGTAATATTAGTAACTatatgaaatcatatttttcaaaccatttttttctagctaatttacaaaaatatttcactcaaaataccatatcaaacaCATATAACGGTGTCAATATTGTTAAACTTACGAGATGTAACATTCTCGTACCTATAATCAATTCAAAAAGAAAGCTAGTGACTCGgaaggaaaagaacaaaaaacacacaaaacccttgatatatagctaaatccatttaACTCCCCggaaacggcgccaaaaattgatgtcgccaAAACTCACACTAAGAATACAGGTAGTGAGGCGGTTGAAGCAATAATAAATCCACAAGCGAGTCGTGGTCGAATCCTCAGGGtgttagaattgggattaggtatatatttagtgcAACTGTATGACGTGCctcaaattacacttccacattcttatttgttgtttttacttctacTTTAAGCTATTGTTGCAAATATGAAACTAGGAGACTATTTTtggtttggttgtttttcaaatgataaaagatctagggtcgtgacttccacctaggtggttacataacgggttgtaaactctagggcaagtttgattagtcggggttgtaatatagcaatcacacgcaattacccaaTCTATACCACTCGGtagtttgagtcattttttccaatttggctttctcaagtccaaatgggtattgcacaaaataagttatatatgctcaagtcgggtcttactatctctatatttgaccctttaattggggctatcaatttcttgagttcaccccaatttcctgttagccaagttttcctagacttagtctctctttctcaagtagagactaagtcaaataggcatgaatcaatgtttgcaaccataaattcttgaattcaagcatgatcaaggctaaatatcactaactcaatcacaaacaagccctaaatcaaatacccattaagtacacACACTAGGGTTgcgccacaaccctagctataaATTTAACtaatcatgaaaaatgaagaaactaaagaaaagattaagatagaatgcataataattgattagggaaagaatatctaatgtttagaagttaatccagtacaaaattactcaaaacaataAAGAAAATGGCTCAGGTACACTCCCAAAAACTAAACTTAACCTAAatatgacaaaaagttctatttatactaggctaaaaataTCTAACAAAATAACCCTGCAGAGCTTGTGAGGTCGCACAATACTGTGTATGATCCGCACAATGGGCTTGGCTTGACATGCTCTAATTTTGCGGTCACACAATTCTGGGTTGCCGCCGCACTCCTTCTTCTTGAGCAGACCGCATAattatgagtgcggccgcacaattttagtgcggtccgcactccttgaATTTGGAATTGAACCCAGCTTTCCGATTCttctcttctgcggaccgcataattgtgAGTGCGGCCACACTTGCCATcctgcggccacacaattatggtgcggtccgcatatcttcAGCTTGCCCAAaaccaactctctgaatctcctctttTACGGCcacacaatatttgtgcggtccgcataatctGAAGAAAAACTATCATGGCTCTTTCCTTGTTTTACGtccgcacacagtattgtgcaGTCCCACTGTGGGCcgttttgccttgttttggtcttTGTCCACTTTTGACACCTTTATGAGGTTATTTTGATCTCTTTGGCTCATATTGCAACACTCCTTCAAGCAAGAACATTTCGTTAGTttttgggaatacctttaagcattttggagctaaacgcaagtaaaagagagcaaataagcggttAAAAAACCTACTTATCAATATCCTAGATGCATAATGTGCTTACATGCAGGGATTAAATCGTTTTGAGCACCTAAATAGGCAAAGTGGGCCTCCTCCAAAGCCGTcgattgaagaagctccaaaattggaatTAAAACCCTTGCCCTCTCACCTTCAATATGCCTATTTAGATGGTTCTAACACTTTACCTATTATTATTTCTTCTAACTTGTTTACATTTTAGGAAGAAAAGCTGTTGAGAGTGCTACGTAAGCACAaccgagcaattgggtggacgatGTATGACATTAGaggtattagtccagctttctacATGCATAAAATCCTAATGGAGGACGGgcacaagccaagtgtagaacAAAAACGCCatctaaatccaatcatgaaagaagtgcTGACAAAAGAAATGGTTAAGTGGCTTGATACAGGTATTGTATTTCTAGCAAATGGGTAAGCCATATCCAATGTGTGCCTAAGAAAAGGGGGATGATTGTAGTGGTTAATGCAAATAATGACATGATTCCCACATAAACTGTCACTGGGTGGAGAATTtacatagattatagaaaattaaaCAATTCCACCCGAAAGGACCATTTTCCCCTCCccttcattgatcaaatgcttgacatATTAGCTGGTTAGGAATACTACTATTTCCTAGATGtctattcggggtataatcagattgctatagccccaaaGGACCAAAAGAAGACCACATTTGCATGTCCCTATcacacgtatgcgttcaagagaatgcccttcggtaTTGGTAATGCACctgtgacttttcaaaggtgtatgatggctatttttactgacattattgaaagatttgtagaagtgttcatagatgatttttctttgtttggatgttcttttgataattgtttaatgaaccttgataaagtgcatgctaggtgtgaagagatgaacttggtgctaaactagGGAAAAGGCCattttcatggtacgtgaaggtatagtccGGGGGCACAAAGTGTCCAAAAGTGGTTTGCAGGTGAACAAAGCAAAGGTGGAGGCGGTTGAAAAATTGCCCCCATCGACATCCGTCAAAGGCATttgcagtttcttgggccatggaGGATTTTATCATCATTTCATTAAAGGTTTTCCAAAATTTTTTTCTCCTTTGTGCatgcttcttgagaaagatactcccttcaagtttgatgattcCTATCTAAAAGCATTTGAGGAGTTGAAGGGaaggttggtgactgcaccaattatcattgcccCCGATTGGGCGCAGcaatttgagttgatgtgcgatgcgagTGACATAGGAATAAGAGCTGTTTTGGGGTAAAGGATGCATAACAATTTTCACTACATttattatgcgagcaaaactCTGAATCCAGCCCAGATGAATTACACTGTTAATGTaaaagagttgcttgcagtggtatGGGCGTTTGACAAATTTAGATCCTAtatagtgggaaccaaagtcatcatCTACACAGATCAATCAGTTATCAGATACTTGTTTAAAAAAAAGACACCAAGCcaaggctgattcgttgggtcctcctcttgcaataATATGACTTGGAGATcagagatcgaaaagggacagggAATCGAGTAGCTAatcacttgtccagattagaGGACCGGAACCATGTAGTTGAAGGAggttcaatcaaagaaacatttcctaATGAGCAGTTATTATCAATCACTTCAAGTGAAGCATCATGGTATgtagattatgtgaattttattgcaagtggggtgacaccACCAGAATTGACACCCGATAATAGAAGAAGGTTTCTGcatgatgtgaggctctacatgtgggatgaTCCATTCCTATATAAGCAGTGCTCAGATCAGTTGGTATAAAAGTGTAtccctgaggaggagatgaatgcaatattgcatgactgtcatGCTTCTCCATGTGGAGGTCACCATAGTGGGGACAGAACTACCCAAAAAGTGTTGCAATCGGGTTTccattggccaaaattgtttaaggatgcacacgCCTTTGTTAAAACGTGTGACAAGTGCCAAATAATCGGAACAATTACGAAGAATCATGAGATACCCTTGAAAAATATTCTAGCGGTAGAgctctttgatgtttgggggattgattttatgggaccgtTCTCATACTCTAATGGTTATAGGTACAttttggtggcggtcgactatgtgtctaagtgggtggaggcaaTTGCTCTTCCGAGTAATGATGCAAAGGTAGTGGTAaactttgtaaagaagcacatcttcccACGCTTTAggactccaagagtgttgataagtgaCAGAGTAACTCACTTCTGTAACAAATTATTGAATAATGTTCTAACAAagtatggagttaagcacaaggtTGCCACCGCCTATCACCCCCAAATGAGTGGTCAAGTGAAAGTGTCAAACAGAGAGGTGAAGCAAATTCTGGAGAAAACAGTAAGTGGAAATAGGAAGGACTGGGCCGAGAAAGCTGGATGACACATTATGGGCATATCAAATTGCATACAAGAACCCCATAGGTACTTCTTCGTACaagttggtttatgggaaggcatgccCCTTTTCCGTCGAACTTGAACACAAAACCTATTGGgaaattaaaaagctaaatatggatatggacttggccggtgagaagaggttactacaactcaacgagcttgatgagtttcgattgcacgtgtatgaaaatgccaaattgtataaataAAAGACCAAGAGGTGTCATGACAAGCACATCCAACATCGCGAGCTTGAGccaggtcaagaagttctcttgtttaattcgagGTTGAAGCTTTTCCCTAGAAAGCTTAAGTCTCGATGGGCATGTCCTTTAGTTGTCGTAAGAGTGAGGCCTCATGGAGTGGTGAAATTGCGTGATACGAACTCAAGCGGTACATTCATGGTAAATTGGCAGAGAGTAAAACATTATTGCGATGGTGACATTGCACCTCACAAGACCTCGATGGACTAGGCCGATGCTTGAAAACATGTTGAGTCGTGTCGCGACATCAAATTAGGCACTTGTTGCTAGGAAAccaaatattttgtttttttttgtttcttatttatttatgattCTAACCCTTTTAGAATAGTTTAGATAATTATAGTTTAGGGTTATTAGAGTTTAGGAGTTTTTAGACTTGTTTGGGCAGGTACAAGCATGAATTAGACataaaataagtacataacagagtCAGGATGCAACGAGTGAGCTAAATATCGAAAATGAGGAGAACTCTATGAAAAATGGCCTAGCATGCCGCGTGGGGAGCTAGGCCTTGCGACGCGGAAGTGcaaagtaattaaaaaaaatatttgtttagtcTTTTAATTAGAGACACcccccttttctctttcattctgTCTCTCAACTCTCCCTACTCTAAACCTTCCCCAATTTCCCCATTCTCCTTCTCCTCAATTTCCTTCCACACACACCTCCAATTCCCTCTACTCATCTTCAAGGTATGTGTTCCTCTcatctcttctcttttctttttgtagttGATTGAAGTATTGTCATGAccctattggggattgtgacttgtcaggaccctaaccccgaacccgatcTGATgccgcctctcgtgaagacaaggccagcaaGTCTAACACATTTCGTCCTTTTAAGCAGTTAAATAGCATAAGAATAGTTCAAACATAATTTAATAGCACAATTAGTGGAAATAGAGATAACAAAGCGGAATttccaacccgacacagccctaaccggggtgtcacaagttacgagcatctactagggtatagtTACAACTGACAGTACGAAGTGTACAAATACAAtctaatgaaatgaagagatAGAAAAGCAATGCTGCGAACGCCGGTAGCTACCTTTCTAAACTCTGataactctgcctccgatcagccaaaacatacctgaatcacacaagatgcagggagtaatgtgagttcTCCACTCAGTGAGtactaataataaataaagactgaaagcaagaaatcacgtaaaacatatcaagatgttgtatagaagcagtccaaaaccagtaagaaagcagtgaaggtgtaaaaatctcttaaaatatcttagctcagtttaaacttctttgaaaatggctttttcaatggttacgcaaatgaatgcaaaatacTTAGTGCAGAGAAGCACAAAAATTTGCCCCTCGAgcacaaataccatagtttaacaagtaaaatgataagtaaatatgaaagataaacaatAAAGGTTTTCCCCTCGGGAATAATGTCAACAACtccgcccctcaggcaatatctcagaacaatactagccccttgGGCAATCATAtaaaacaataccagcccctcgggctatcacatagaacaatatcagcccctcgagctatatctcatatcacaatgggtactcgcactcattaggggtgtacagacttcgggagggtccccttacggcccaagcgcaatatcaagccatctcgtggtatccaatctaggccctcggtctcatatcagtcaagccacctcgtggcgtatatatctctggcccttggccttagaaataatatcaacaagccacctcgtgacgtACATATCTTAATCCCTCGGCCttaaatcagtatcagtgtttcctcacaactaggccctcgaccttactcagtcaaaaatagtcacaagcccctcgggcattagtaaaacagtatttctcagcccaaaacatcatctaaaatatcatttatgtctcaaaacagtggaaaataacatgactgagttcaattagtaagttaaaacagtgaggaaatagtaataaaaatcctcgaagggttcaaatagtttggcacgaagcccaaatatggcaatcaacccaaatcatgatgatagcataTAAGTTTCAGCCAAAtgtgcggtaaaatcatcaatcgggacggactaagtcacaatccccaatagcacacgaccccacgctcgtcgtcAAGCgggtgcctcacctcaatatagcactacgatgtgcaatccggggtttcaaacccttagagcatcatttacattacacacctcaaaccggctaaatctct harbors:
- the LOC142165994 gene encoding uncharacterized protein LOC142165994, with amino-acid sequence MAQEEKLLRVLRKHNRAIGWTMYDIRGISPAFYMHKILMEDGHKPSVEQKRHLNPIMKEVLTKEMVKWLDTGIVFLANGEKAIFMVREGIVRGHKVSKSGLQVNKAKVEAVEKLPPSTSVKGICSFLGHGGFYHHFIKGFPKFFSPLCMLLEKDTPFKFDDSYLKAFEELKGRLVTAPIIIAPDWAQQFELMCDASDIGIRAVLGDRKGTGNRVANHLSRLEDRNHVVEGGSIKETFPNEQLLSITSSEASWYILVAVDYVSKWVEAIALPSNDAKVVVNFVKKHIFPRFRTPRVLISDRVTHFCNKLLNNVLTKYGVKHKVATAYHPQMSGQVKVSNREVKQILEKTVSGNRKDWAEKAG